A single region of the Thermoleophilum album genome encodes:
- a CDS encoding type II secretion system F family protein: MGSFDAATLSAAGAAVCACAALADGAALAARQRTPLRPLVALVGRCAEAVNGALRGSPPGRGAALSAALCACLAACPPALALASWQPIALAGVGAVPALHALARAARRRRQREADAEAGNLATALADSLAAGHSLRGALGHARASVTGALRSELASAAALIERGASTEAALVALRERCRSQRVATIVAACLVQHRVGGNLPALLRECARAFAEHDRLVGEALAATAQARFSAAVVAALPVAGVAFTELISPGYFAGLVGNPITGPLLALSALLQLGAFFAIRAIARAAQR; the protein is encoded by the coding sequence GTGGGGAGCTTTGACGCCGCGACCCTCTCGGCCGCCGGCGCCGCGGTTTGTGCCTGTGCAGCGCTGGCCGACGGAGCGGCGCTCGCGGCGCGGCAGCGCACACCGTTGCGCCCTCTGGTCGCGCTCGTCGGGCGCTGTGCGGAGGCGGTCAACGGTGCTCTACGCGGCAGCCCACCGGGGCGCGGAGCCGCGCTGTCGGCAGCGCTTTGCGCCTGTCTTGCAGCGTGTCCTCCGGCGCTCGCCCTGGCTTCGTGGCAGCCGATAGCTCTCGCCGGCGTCGGCGCCGTTCCCGCCCTCCACGCGCTTGCCCGGGCGGCCCGGCGGCGGCGGCAACGCGAAGCCGATGCCGAGGCTGGCAACCTCGCCACCGCGCTGGCCGACTCGCTCGCCGCTGGCCACTCGCTGCGGGGCGCGCTCGGTCACGCCCGGGCGAGCGTGACGGGTGCGTTGCGCAGCGAGCTGGCGAGCGCGGCGGCGCTGATCGAGCGCGGTGCCAGCACCGAAGCGGCGCTTGTCGCTCTACGCGAGCGCTGCCGCTCGCAGCGGGTCGCCACGATCGTCGCTGCCTGCCTCGTGCAGCACCGTGTCGGCGGCAACCTCCCGGCGCTTTTGCGCGAGTGCGCGCGAGCGTTCGCCGAGCACGACCGGCTGGTGGGCGAGGCCCTAGCCGCCACCGCCCAGGCGCGGTTTTCGGCTGCGGTCGTCGCTGCCCTGCCCGTGGCGGGCGTGGCTTTCACTGAACTGATCAGTCCCGGCTACTTCGCGGGGCTTGTCGGCAACCCGATCACTGGCCCGCTGCTCGCGCTGTCGGCGCTCCTCCAGCTCGGGGCGTTTTTCGCCATCCGCGCGATCGCGCGCGCGGCCCAACGGTGA
- a CDS encoding CpaF family protein, translating to MNRELAPAEDPLEQLARRLRERLLAEVTEASDGRDESATAAIDRLVAREAGVLPADTRALVADRLRVLAHGYGPLEPLLADQEVDEVMVNGPNEVWVERSGRLVRTGIAFASRDALLDVVERILAPLGRRVDEANPICDARLPDGSRVNVILPPLAVDGPCLTVRRFRKRGFALAELVELGTLPERVARELVAAVHERRSLLVSGGTGSGKTTLLAALCREIPPGERLITIEDAAELRLEREHVVRLEARPANLEGRGAVTIRELVRNALRMRPDRIVVGEVRGGEALDMLQAMNTGHEGSLSTIHANSPRDALRRLEVLALMADVDLPHAAVRAQLEAAIDVVVHMRRELGGRRVVSEVVELARDGALGCNTLWRRSRSAARAANGRERGSAAARATGGEGEGTDGERAGSGGLGGEL from the coding sequence GTGAACAGGGAACTCGCTCCTGCCGAAGATCCGCTCGAGCAGCTCGCGCGCCGTTTGCGCGAGCGTCTGCTCGCCGAGGTGACCGAAGCGAGCGACGGGAGAGACGAGAGCGCGACCGCCGCGATCGATCGCCTCGTCGCCCGCGAGGCCGGCGTGCTGCCGGCCGACACGCGTGCGCTCGTCGCCGACCGCCTGCGCGTTCTGGCGCACGGCTACGGACCGCTCGAGCCGCTCCTGGCCGATCAGGAGGTCGACGAGGTGATGGTGAACGGCCCGAACGAGGTCTGGGTCGAACGCTCCGGGCGCCTCGTTCGCACCGGCATCGCCTTCGCCAGCCGAGACGCGTTGCTCGACGTCGTCGAGCGGATACTCGCGCCACTCGGGCGTCGCGTCGACGAAGCCAACCCGATCTGCGACGCGCGTCTCCCCGACGGCTCGCGTGTCAACGTAATCCTCCCGCCGCTAGCTGTCGACGGTCCTTGTCTAACCGTCCGTCGCTTCCGCAAGCGTGGTTTCGCGCTCGCCGAGCTGGTCGAGCTCGGCACGCTCCCCGAGCGCGTCGCGCGTGAGCTCGTCGCGGCCGTGCACGAACGGCGCTCGCTACTCGTCAGCGGCGGTACGGGATCGGGCAAGACGACGCTGCTCGCCGCGCTCTGCCGCGAGATTCCGCCTGGCGAGCGTTTGATCACGATCGAGGACGCCGCCGAGCTGCGGCTCGAGCGCGAGCATGTCGTGCGCCTCGAAGCGCGGCCGGCGAACCTCGAGGGGCGCGGTGCGGTCACGATCCGCGAGCTCGTGCGTAACGCCCTGCGCATGCGGCCCGACCGAATCGTGGTGGGGGAGGTGCGCGGCGGCGAGGCGCTCGACATGTTGCAGGCGATGAACACCGGCCACGAGGGCTCGCTCTCCACTATCCACGCCAACTCGCCGCGCGACGCGTTGCGGCGCCTCGAGGTCCTGGCGCTCATGGCCGACGTCGACCTGCCCCACGCCGCCGTCCGTGCCCAGCTCGAGGCTGCCATCGATGTTGTGGTGCACATGCGTCGCGAACTCGGTGGGCGGCGCGTGGTGAGTGAGGTCGTGGAGCTGGCGCGCGATGGAGCGCTCGGCTGCAACACGCTGTGGCGGCGCTCGCGCAGCGCCGCGCGTGCTGCGAACGGTCGCGAGCGAGGCAGCGCCGCGGCCCGCGCCACGGGCGGCGAGGGCGAGGGCACGGACGGGGAGCGAGCGGGGAGCGGCGGCCTCGGTGGGGAGCTTTGA
- a CDS encoding type II secretion system F family protein, with amino-acid sequence MSTLALYGCTVASVVCALAGVAQLTAALRGPACTRLSCIRGPIVAALARGRRTALLTPLLRLVAARVRLRPPPYLARLLAAAGAPTWLDARDLLAVKLVCAALALAPALAAGALLPGAAAGVATLALPLAGFFAPELWLGRRARLRALRVAAELPPLLDLLRVSLAGGVPLMRAIGLVGDRSDGELARAWAIAWRRHARGMPASAALAELAAAFPQPEIEELVAVLLRALRHGTPLDEVLARHATRARDRAARRMREAAARAGPKIQLVVALAMVPAVMLVVLAAVVHALLASRGGLLGI; translated from the coding sequence GTGAGCACGCTCGCCCTCTACGGCTGCACCGTGGCGTCGGTCGTTTGCGCACTCGCCGGCGTCGCGCAGCTCACCGCCGCGTTGCGCGGCCCAGCGTGCACGCGGCTGTCATGCATCCGCGGGCCGATCGTCGCTGCGCTCGCTCGCGGCCGGCGCACCGCCCTCTTGACACCGCTCCTCCGCCTGGTGGCGGCGCGCGTGCGTCTGCGCCCGCCACCGTATCTCGCACGTCTCCTGGCAGCAGCGGGCGCACCTACCTGGCTCGACGCCCGCGACCTTCTAGCGGTCAAGCTCGTTTGCGCCGCGCTGGCCCTGGCGCCCGCGCTCGCTGCGGGCGCGCTGCTGCCCGGCGCGGCAGCTGGTGTCGCGACGCTGGCGCTGCCGCTCGCCGGCTTCTTCGCGCCCGAGCTCTGGCTGGGCAGGCGCGCGCGCCTGCGGGCACTGCGCGTCGCAGCCGAGCTGCCGCCGCTGCTCGACCTGCTGCGCGTGTCCCTAGCCGGCGGCGTTCCTCTGATGCGTGCGATCGGATTGGTCGGCGACCGCAGCGACGGTGAGCTGGCGCGCGCCTGGGCGATAGCTTGGCGACGCCACGCGCGCGGCATGCCCGCGAGCGCAGCTCTTGCCGAGCTCGCCGCCGCCTTCCCGCAACCCGAGATCGAAGAGCTAGTCGCCGTACTGCTACGTGCGCTCCGCCACGGTACGCCGCTCGACGAGGTCCTCGCCCGTCACGCCACGCGGGCGCGCGACCGCGCAGCACGACGGATGCGCGAAGCCGCGGCGCGGGCCGGACCGAAGATCCAGCTCGTGGTCGCGCTCGCCATGGTGCCCGCGGTGATGCTCGTCGTTCTCGCCGCGGTGGTGCACGCCCTGCTCGCGAGTCGCGGCGGCCTGCTCGGTATCTGA